Proteins co-encoded in one Populus trichocarpa isolate Nisqually-1 chromosome 10, P.trichocarpa_v4.1, whole genome shotgun sequence genomic window:
- the LOC7485852 gene encoding 30S ribosomal protein S1, chloroplastic, whose amino-acid sequence MASLAQQFAGLICPPLSSSRLTERAATFSKPKRAANSVVTAKAVAISNVQTKERHKLKELFEEAYERCRTAPLEGVSFTLEDFHAALDTYDYNSEIGTRVKGTVFMTDNNGAFVDITAKSSAYLPVQEASIHKIKRVEEAGIVPGMREEFVIIGENEADDSLILSLRSIQYELAWERCRQLQAEDAIVKGKVVGGNRGGVVAVVEGLQGFVPFSQISSKSSAEELLDKEVPLKFVDVDEEQSRLVLSNRKAMADSQAQLGIGSVVTGTVQSLKPYGAFIDIGGINGLLHVSQISHDRVSDISTVLQPGDTLKVMILSHDRERGRVSLSTKKLEPTPGDMIRNPKLVFEKAEEMARTFRQRIAQAEAMARADMLRFQPESGLPLSSGGILGPNISDLPAEGLDLSDVPPADESDGHGTPEEESD is encoded by the exons atgGCATCGTTGGCTCAGCAATTTGCAGGCCTCATATGCCCACCATTATCATCTTCAAGACTAACAGAAAGAGCAGCAACATTCTCAAAGCCAAAGAGGGCTGCTAACTCTGTTGTAACAGCAAAAGCAGTGGCAATATCAAATGTACAGACCAAAGAGAGGCACAAACTTAAAGAACTCTTTGAAGAAGCTTATGAACGGTGTCGTACTGCTCCTCTGGAAGGAGTTTCTTTTACACTTGAAGATTTTCATGCTGCGCTTGATACTTATGACTACAATTCTGAGATCGGCACAAGA GTCAAGGGGACAGTTTTTATGACTGATAACAATGGGGCATTTGTTGACATTACTGCAAAATCTTCTGCATATTTACCAGTGCAAGAGGCAAGCATTCACAAAATAAAACGCGTGGAAGAAGCTGGTATAGTTCCTGGGATGAGAGAGGAGTTTGTTATCATTGGTGAAAATGAAGCTGATGATAGCTTAATCTTGAGCTTGAGGTCAATCCAGTATGAACTTGCCTGGGAACGGTGTAGGCAGCTTCAAGCTGAGGATGCCATTGTGAAGGGTAAG GTTGTTGGTGGAAACAGAGGTGGAGTAGTTGCAGTTGTCGAAGGCCTTCAAGGATTCGTCCCTTTCTCACAGATATCATCA AAATCATCTGCAGAAGAACTTCTTGATAAAGAGGTTCCCCTGAAATTTGTTGACGTTGATGAGGAGCAGTCTAGACTTGTTCTCAGTAATCGCAAGGCCATGGCTGACAGTCAAGCACAGCTAGGTATTGGATCGGTGGTCACTGGAACCGTTCAGAGCCTCAAACCATATGGTGCCTTCATTGATATTGGTGGAATCAATGGCCTTCTTCATGTCAGTCAGATTAGTCATGATCGTGTCTCTGATATTTCAACAGTTCTTCAACCTGGTGATACTCTGAAG GTGATGATTCTAAGCCATGACCGTGAGAGAGGCCGAGTAAGTCTTTCTACCAAAAAATTGGAACCTACTCCTGGTGATATGATTCGCAATCCAAAACTTGTCTTTGAAAAG GCTGAGGAGATGGCCCGGACATTCAGGCAGAGAATTGCCCAGGCAGAGGCTATGGCTCGTGCTGACATGCTGAGATTCCAGCCTGAG AGTGGACTACCTCTCAGCTCCGGTGGGATCTTGGGTCCGAATATTTCAGACTTGCCTGCAGAAGGTTTAGACTTGAGTGATGTCCCCCCTGCTGATGAGTCTGATGGCCATGGTACACCAGAGGAAGAATCCGATTGA
- the LOC7485853 gene encoding stable protein 1 — translation MATRTPKLVKHTLLTRFKDEITREQIDNYINDYTNLLDLIPTMKSFNWGTDLGMESAELNRGYTHAFESTFESKSGLQEYLDSAALAAFAEGFLPTLSQRLVIDYFLY, via the exons aTGGCAACCAGAACTCCAAAGCTTGTGAAGCACACATTGTTGACTCGGTTCAAGGATGAGATCACACGAGAACAAATCGACAACTACATTAATGACTATACCAATCTGCTCGATCTCATTCCAACCATGAAGAGTTTCAATtg GGGCACGGATTTGGGCATGGAGTCTGCGGAGCTAAACCGAGGATACACTCATGCCTTTGAATCTACATTTGAGAGCAAGTCAGGTTTGCAAGAGTACCTCGATTCTGCTGCTCTTGCTGCATTTGCAGAAGGATTTTTGCCTACTTTGTCACAGCGTCTTGTGATAGACTACTTTCTCTACTAA
- the LOC7468122 gene encoding galactinol synthase 1 has product MSPNAIIEPTFNSHKRAYVTFLAGNGDYVKGVVGLAKGLRKAKSSYPLMVAILPDVPEEHRKILESQGCIVREIEPVYPPDNQTQFAMAYYVINYSKLRIWEFVDYEKMIYLDGDIQVFDNIDHLFDEPNGYFYAVMDCFCEKTWSSTPQYQIGYCQQCPEKVRWPKEMGSPPPLYFNAGMFVFEPKLLTYFDLLETLKVTPPTSFAEQDFLNMFFRDVYKPIPAVYNLVSAMLWRHPENFELDKVKVVHYCAAGAKPWRYTGKEENMDREDIQVLVKKWWEIYEDESLDYKNITVPVDQEKLGPLIAALTDDGVINHRNLPSAA; this is encoded by the exons ATGTCACCAAATGCCATTATCGAGCCCACGTTTAACTCCCATAAGAGGGCATATGTTACTTTCTTGGCTGGGAATGGTGATTATGTGAAAGGTGTTGTGGGTTTAGCCAAGGGTCTAAGGAAAGCGAAATCTTCATACCCTCTTATGGTGGCTATTTTACCTGATGTGCCTGAGGAGCACCGCAAAATTCTAGAATCTCAGGGCTGTATCGTCCGTGAGATTGAGCCAGTGTATCCACCAGATAACCAGACTCAATTTGCCATGGCTTATTATGTGATTAACTACTCTAAACTTCGTATTTGGGAG TTTGTGGACTATGAGAAGATGATATACCTGGATGGTGATATTCAAGTCTTTGACAACATTGATCATCTTTTTGATGAGCCGAATGGATATTTCTATGCTGTGATGGACTGTTTTTGTGAGAAGACATGGAGTAGCACCCCTCAGTATCAGATTGGATACTGCCAGCAATGCCCTGAAAAAGTTCGGTGGCCTAAGGAGATGGGCTCACCTCCTCCTCTATACTTTAATGCTGGCATGTTTGTCTTTGAGCCTAAGCTTTTAACTTACTTTGATCTCTTGGAGACCCTCAAAGTCACCCCTCCTACTTCATTTGCTGAGCAG GATTTTCTGAACATGTTCTTCAGGGATGTGTACAAGCCTATCCCTGCTGTGTACAACCTTGTCTCGGCGATGCTGTGGCGCCATCCTGAGAATTTCGAGCTTGACAAAGTGAAGGTTGTCCATTATTGTGCTGCG GGAGCAAAGCCATGGAGGTATACTGGCAAGGAAGAAAACATGGATAGAGAGGACATCCAGGTTTTGGTGAAGAAGTGGTGGGAAATATACGAGGATGAGTCGTTGGATTACAAGAATATTACTGTGCCTGTTGATCAAGAAAAACTTGGACCCCTAATAGCGGCATTGACTGACGATGGAGTGATTAACCATAGAAATCTACCATCGGCAGCATAA